The Salvelinus namaycush isolate Seneca chromosome 8, SaNama_1.0, whole genome shotgun sequence genome has a segment encoding these proteins:
- the LOC120052191 gene encoding histidine-rich glycoprotein-like — MRCRHGHHSRSHNYHSCSFNNHSYSNYNLNDIHDDHHSSCHDNDTCNCCSSHHNHRCCNNNHRCCHHNHCCPHDHYSWHHNYHSCTFNNHSCSNYNLNYVHDDHHSSCHDNDTCNCHHNHSCCNNNHRCSNYNHSCCHNNDSCSNYNHSCSNNNHKWSHNIHSFSHKNHSCCHNKHKCPHHIHSWQHDYPSCSHNRHSCFYNSQSYYSNSCHHHHCCWHENHNCFDYNHSFCDDNHRNYNFRSHHSCRNYHNNHSHRHNNNNCWSYNKHSCFNNICC, encoded by the exons atgag GTGCCGCCACGGTCACCACAGCAGATCTCACAACTACCACAGTTGCTCATTCAACAACCACAGCTACTCCAACTACAACCTCAACGACATCCATGATGACCATCACAGCTCCTGCCATGACAACGACACCTGCAACTGCTGCAGCAGCCACCACAACCACAGATGCTgcaacaacaaccacag gtgcTGCCATCACAACCACTGCTGCCCCCACGACCACTACAGCTGGCATCACAACTACCACAGTTGCACattcaacaaccacagctgctccaactacaacctcAACTACGTCCATGATGACCACCACAGCTCCTGCCATGACAACGACACCTGCAACTGCCACCACAACCACAGTTGCTgcaacaacaaccacaggtgctccaactacaaccacag ctgctgccaCAACAACGACAGCTGCTcaaactacaaccacagctgctccaacaacaaccacaaatgGAGTCACAACATCCACAGTTTCTCCCACAAGAACCACAGCTGCTGCCACAACAAACACAAATGCCCCCACCACATCCACAGCTGGCAACACGACTACCCCAGTTGCTCCCACAACAGACACAGCTGCTTCTACAACAGCCAGAGCTACTACAGCAacagctgccaccaccaccactgttgcTGGCACGAAAACCACAACTGCTTCGACTACAACCACAGCTTCTGTGACGACAACCACAG GAACTACAACTTCCGCAGCCACCACAGTTGCCGCaactaccacaacaaccacagccaccgccacaacaacaacaactgctgGTCCTACAACAAACACAGCTGCTTCAACAACATCTGTTGTTGA